The following are encoded together in the Vigna unguiculata cultivar IT97K-499-35 chromosome 2, ASM411807v1, whole genome shotgun sequence genome:
- the LOC114173620 gene encoding uncharacterized protein LOC114173620, which translates to MDSWEGLDIDESYVMSLIRRCNSNTEFIPGPAGNAQALMLNRESEEPENTQQLMREIAAAGLVAEGDIKNLILLSSRKSMEKIPLVVCVVKECHPNGLGDMSIVIKDPSTTTKASVNKKAVMDPEFGSHIDVGGASLILKNVSCFGHNPWVPPYLNITVCNIVKVFKNDISPPTDHEVEASMPVVRNYPGEYLDVDDILKKLVPPPKVVKTGYHEDTSVAESSSLPCPNAAISLGADSPHGNYDAYPDGATTFDVECPDA; encoded by the exons ATGGATTCGTGGGAGGGCCTTGACATTGATGAGTCGTACGTGATGTCACTCATCCGGAGATGCAACTCCAACACAGAATTCATTCCCGGCCCTGCAGGAAATGCACAAGCACTTATGCTAAACAGAGAATCGGAGGAACCTGAAAATACGCAACAATTGATGAGGGAAATCGCTGCTGCAG GTTTAGTTGCTGAAGGGgacataaaaaatttgattttactGTCTTCTAGGAAATCAATGGAAAAGATACCTTTGGTTGTCTGTGTGGTCAAAGAATGTCACCCCAACGGGTTGGGTGACATGTCCATAGTTATTAAG GACCCTTCAACTACAACAAAGGCAAGCGTTAACAAAAAAGCTGTCATGGATCCTGAGTTTGGTTCCCATATTGATGTTGGAGGAGCAtctttgattttgaaaaat GTATCTTGTTTCGGTCACAACCCATGGGTGCCTCCTTACTTGAACATCACCGTTTGCAACATTGTGAag GTTTTTAAGAATGACATTAGTCCACCAACTGACCATGAAGTTGAAGCTTCTATGCCCGTTGTGCGAAACTACCCAGGAGAATATCTTgatgttgatgacattttgaAGAAGCTGGTCCCTCCACCTAAAGTTGTTAAAACTGGTTACCATGAAGACACTTCTGTTGCTGAATCATCAAGTCTCCCATGTCCTAATGCTGCTATTTCTCTTGGTGCGGACTCACCACATGGAAATTATGATGCATATCCCGATGGGGCTACAACATTTGATGTTGAATGCCCTGATGCTTAA